attaagaaggtcccttttaaactcttctttgttgcgtgtaaatgatccagagcaagaagtatccagcaaggtcttgtcttgaaaagaaagtcttgcatagaaattatcaataataatattaccaggaagctcatgaatggggcatttgagcattaaagacttcaatctcccccacgcttgggcaatactctctccatcatgaggccagaaattatatatgcggttccgatctttgtgaatttcacttggaggatagaacttagaataaaaccggggcacaatatcattccattcaagagaatccccattatctagtaatttataccaatgcgccgctttaccagacagcgatatagagaatagtttcttcctcacttcatccatagcaatacctgcacacttgaataaaccgcataattcatgtaagaacagtaaatgatctccagggtggacagttccatcccctgtataacggttatccaccacacgttcaataattttcataggtattttgtatggtatttcttcctcacctggcgcctcatccactacctttgcagtagtagtagatttcccaaataaaaattcaagagaagatctctccataatgaattatggcagcaggcagaaataaaatcagcacaaatagtagaagttttccttaccaattccacttaccaatagcgcttcactccccggcaacggcgccagaaaatagtctttatgacccacaagtatagggggtgtatcgtagtatcttcgataagtaagaatgtcgatcccaacgaggagcagaaggtgttgacaagcagtttcgatgaaggattcactgtaaatgctcacagacaagtattcagggggttttgatgtagcagatgaataaagtacgagtaagtaaagtgcgagagtaataattgcagcgagtggcccaatcctttttagcacaaaggacaagccggtttgtttacttataatgaccaaacgttctcgaggacacacgggattttagtctagtgttttcgctacatacggctaattaatcttcattgttttgataagtgttgtgtgggtgaacctatgctaatgtaccgcccttcctaggactaatacatacttgtgattataccccttgcaagcatccgcaactacaagaaagtaattaagataaatctaaccacagccttaaactctgagatcctgctatccctcctgcatcgatataccaacgggggctcaggtttctgtcactccggcaaccccgcaattggcaaacgagtacaagatgcattcccctaggccaataaaggtgaagtgtcgtgtagtcgacgttcacacgacaccactagaagaataacaccacaacttaaatatcataacattgaatattactcaaccatacttcactactaacatttagacttcacccatgtcctcaagaactaaacgaactactcacgggaCATCATATGGaaaatgatcagaggtgatatgatgatgaataacaatctgaacataaaccttggttcaacggtttcactcaatagcatcaataacaagtagaaatcaacaccgggagattttcccctatcaaacaatcaagaatcaaacccaaattgttacagcggtgacgatgtgcagcggtggagtcggcggtgatgatgatggagatgatgatgatggtgatggagatgatgtccagctcgatggcggtgacgatggcgtcgatttccccctccgggagggaatttccccggcggatctcagcctaccggagagatcttttctctctggtgttctccgccccgcagaggcggctgtgactcttcgcgacttacaccctggagcttaggtttttgggacgaagaaatacgcgaaggagaggaggccagagggggctgtgggccccctccccacaaggcggcgcggccagggcagggcccgcgccggcctatgaggggggcctatggtggccctcctcggctcctccttctggctctcgtcatcttctggaaaaataggatttttcatataactttcgtcaattgttgatcttctgaaatattgcattctgacggcgctttttccaacagaatcctgactccggtgcgcgatcctccaataatcatgaaacatgcaaaatagatgaaataacataagtatcatctccaaatatgaaatatatcaatgaataacagcaaattatgatataaaatagtgatgcaaattggacgtatcacctctCTTCTTCAAGGTGTTGCTTGGTACGCGGGGTTTGAAAGTGCTAGGAGCGTGGTGGGCAGTGGGAACTCTTCGGAGGGTGCAACGATTGCGAGTTATCCCCAACTTTTTGGGCATTagtttctcttttattttttgaTGCTACATGACAGTACGCTCCAGGGGTTTACTTTTGGACTAAAGGAAACCATTATCATCGCATGCTGGTATCTATGGTGGATCCATCGCCGAAGAACTCATAATGAACATTCCGCCTATGGCCCAATGTAGAATGTTGGTGCTAGCAATCGCAGCAAATTCTGCTAAAGATCATGATAATAAGAAGGTTCAGGCGATAAGATGGAGAAAACCGGACAGTCACCAAATTAAATTGAATGTCGATGGGTCTTTCTTCTCAGAATCTATGAATGGGGCAGCTGGAGCTATACTAAGAGATTATAAGGGTAAGTTTATTGTGGTGACTTCTATTTTTCTCCATAATACTTCATCGGCTAGGGCAGCAGAGGCAAGAGCAATGAAAGAGGGTTTAACCCTGGCTGCCCAACTGGGATGCTCGAACTTCATAGCGGAGTCGGATTCGATGGATATTATTGAGGCATGTACGGGGGAGAGGAGTTGGTTTGATGAATCTTCGGCGGTGTTTGCTGATTGTGTGGATCTAGTGACGATCATTGGCTCGGTCACATTCCTACATTGCCCTAGAGAAGCTAATACAGTTGCTCATGAGTTGGCTAGATTTGGTATAGATAGTAAATCTCAATGTAATTGGGTCGATGAACCCCCTAGCTTCCTCTTACCGTCCATCCTTCATGATGTAACAACTCTGTGATTTTGGCCAGCAAGTACCATATGCACTCTTTTCCTcaccagggtacctaaggggaccgggaggttttaatgaggcggcttgctggcGGGTTTATAATATAttattgtttcaaaaaaaaagtttcTCTTTTATTTCTTATATATTTTTATGATGTGCTTGTGTTGATGCTTCAGTAATTGTACTGAATGGTTGCTATATTAATGTAGTTAGGCGAAATCTTATTTCAAAACCGTTCTAGACATAGACGGATCCAACCGTTCCTAAACCCGGGCACGCCCCCAGGCTTCCGGCCGACTACGTAGCCTATTTTAATAAAAAATCGATATATATTTTGATAAAAAATTAGTTAAACTTACCGCCTAGACTTGATGAaaatcttagggcatctccaaccgagcgacccaaacggacgcgctgggtcgTCCATTttaggccgtttgggtggccgcgcggacacccggacagcgccccgcatccgcgtgtccgtttgggtcgcacgctgcaccCAACGCAGCGGCCACCCATTTGGCCATTTGGCATATTTCTTTGGGAAATAGGCCATCTGGCCACATATACTTATAAATAATATCAACAAATGAAGAATAATATGTAACAATTATAGAATAATATCAAATAGCATAAAATAATATCAAGTAAAATGTTGCATGATGAAGAAATGAAATGTGTCATAGTTCgaacaaatataaaaattacaaattgagATTATCAACTCAATTTGGGCGCTCTAGGATCTCCTTCTGCCTCTTCTGGAACCAAGCTCTCTTCGCCTCGCTCATGTTGTTCAAGTCAGCGTTCATGATCATGTTGTCCTCGGCTTGCCGTTTCAGCTCCACTTCcttcgccttcaactccacctctttggcccttgccattgctaggagctcaatttctctctctttgagctcaatttctctagctttggtcttggccttaacctcttcaatctcaagcttcttcttttggacatcgaagtagttcttcctgtcctcttctttctcccggcgcctcctctcatccctcttgtccgtggacacctctctgtccgcatgcatctccttcaaagTGCCAAACAACAGCATGGACGAAGCATCACGCTTCATGTCGGCTTTGGTTGCCTTGTGGCCGCGTGGATgacttgcacgagaagcggagctaccgcaaggctgcccaccatcaaggtcaatgaccgtGGGATCTTTGGCGGTTTTGTTGCCAGTCAAGGTCGCCATGTACCCGTCGTACCCCTCATGGAACTTGGGGGTGCCTTGGAGTTTcttccaacaatgagggaaggcaaaggtCTTTTCTCCATTGTTGCTTTTGTACCATTCCAAAGCTTGCCACACCTAGAGCAATGCGAGACAACAACGATAAAAATATGTGCAAACATTGGATGAATAAGTTGAGATTACGAATCATCTGGGATATTTCTTTGGGAAATAGGCCACCCATTTGGCCATTTGGCATATTTCTTTGGGAAATAGGCCATCTGGCCACATATACTTATAAATAATATCAACAAATGAAGAATAATATGTAACAATTATAGAATAATATCAAATAGCATAAAATAATATCAAGTAAAATGTTGCATGATGAAGAAATGAAATGTGTCATAGTTCgaacaaatataaaaattacaaattgagATTATCAACTCAATTTGGGCGCTCTAGGATCTCCTTCTGCCTCTTCTGGAACCAAGCTCTCTTCGCCTCGCTCATGTTGTTCAAGTCAGCGTTCATGATCATGTTGTCCTCGGCTTGCCGTTTCAGCTCCACTTCcttcgccttcaactccacctctttggcccttgccattgctaggagctcaatttctctctctttgagctcaatttctctagctttggtcttggccttaacctcttcaatctcaagcttcttcttttggacatcgaagtagttcttcctgtcctcttctttctcccggcgcctcctctcatccctcttgtccgtggacacctctctgtccgcatgcatctccttcaaagTGCCAAACAACAGCATGGACGAAGCATCACGCTTCATGTCGGCTTTGGTTGCCTTGTGGCCGCGTGGATgacttgcacgagaagcggagctaccgcaaggcttcccaccatcaaggtcaatgaccgtGGGATCTTTGGCGGTTTTGTTGCCAGTCAAGGTCGCCATGTACCCGTCGTACCCCTCATGGAACTTGGGGGTGCCTTGGAGTTTcttccaacaatgagggaaggcaaaggtCTTTTCTCCATTGTTGCTTTTGTACCATTCCAAAGCTTGCCACACCTAGAGCAATGCGAGACAACAACGATAAACATATGTGCAAACATTGGATGAATAAGTTGAGATTACgaatcataccaagtccttcaCACCCATGCCACTAACAGGAATCCGCTTCACGTGATCATACACCGCCTGGAACttgttgcattccgtttgaaTTGCTCCCAACCTCTTTTGGAGCGATGTCTCGCTGCGGTCGCTCTCAAATGGCTCCAGTCCGTATTTGCGATGTTCATGGAAATAATCATAAATCCGGCGCCAGAATGCGgtccccttctgctcggcacccgtcaatgcatcttgcccgatggtcaaccatccttcgacgagcaccttgtcctccttctccgtGTAGTTGGTGGTTCTTTTGCTTACCCGTCGAGCTCGAGCTTGTGCAGTTGCGGCTTGTGTGAGCTCCTGAGTGAACAACGACTCCTCCTCGATGTTAATGCTGCCGGGACAAGCAGTGGTGTCCTCCTGTGTGTTAATGGGAGGTGGCTGGGGAGCCTGCTGTGTCGAAGGATATGGCATGGGCGTCGGCATTGTCTGCGGGAACGGAGGGGCCTGCACGGTGGACGGTGCCTGCAACGGTGGCTGCGCGCGCTCGGCCGACAAATCGTCGAGCAGGTTGCGTGCACCGGCCATCGCTGCTGCTCCCAGGTGCTTGGGGcctttggagttcgccggcgcacGGTTGAGGTCAATGGACGAAGGTGACGGCCCCGTCACggactcgcccacctccggtgacccatcccgtgacgGGTACGCGTACCGCCCTGACTGCGCCCCCATTTCGTGCGCGTCGGGCATGTACGCAAACGGGGCAGTCGGCGGGCCAGttgaccttggaggaaggggTCGGGTCACGGATGAGGCCGAGCTCCCCCCGAGGCCGTGCCGGTGCCCGGGATGATCATGTGCTGGTCGAGCGCTGCGTGGCCGTAAAAGAGCATGGTATGCGCCTGCTCTTGAATGACACGAGCCTTCGCCTGCGTTTGGAGTTCGAGGAGCTGCTCCGCCGCCCGATGCCGCTCCTCCGCGGCGGCGGCTTCCCTCTTCTGTTGCTCGAACGCCCTGCGCCGGTCCCCCCGCTTCTTGCTCTCCATCACCCTCTGCTCCGCGGTGAGCTCGGGCTTCGCCTTCTTCGTCGGCGGCCCGGGCTCcacgaccaccggagcgtccagtTCAGGAGCCACCTCCATGGGAGGAGCGGCTACGACCGCGAGCTGTgcctcgtctccgatggtggcggtggtggcgatggcgacggcagtcgcttcgtcggccatctctaggtttGGGAGTGAAGTGAAGTGTTtctgttttgggagacagacaaACGGGCCAGGGAAGGACACGAGTGACCAGCCTtcagcgtccgcggccacgcaaacttgCCCCAGATTTgagccgggtttgggtcgtcccggacgccgcggtcATCCGTTTTAGGGTTGGGTCCGCTCGCTGGGCCGCGTTTCTGTCCGATTGGACCCATCCAGACGCGCGGGCGCAGGATGGGTCGCTCGgttggcgcgggatgggtcgctcggttggagatgacccaaacggacgcgctgggccgtccgttttgggccgtttgggtggccaagcggacacccggacagcggcccgcgtccgcgtgtccatttgggtcgcgcgctgcgcccaacgcgcggacgcatcgcaAAAAACATAGAaacaggaaaataaaaaaaatacgaatttaaacgaaattatattaaacatagccctattttgggcaaatttgtacatagccctattttgggcaaatagaactaacaaaagaagcccctatatgggcttttaaatttaaactaaaatttaaactaaaattaaaaaaccctctagggtttggtcggcggcgcggtggccgctgttgcgccgcctagcccctgtgggcgtcgtcggcgacgtcgtcgacgtccccgggcggcgaggcactgttgtggctcgaccgcgcggggactccggccagggagACCACGGGGCCTCCTCCCACGGCGAGTGGGGGTCGGAGCCACCCGCGTCGCCTCCTCCCGGAGGCGGCTGCTGCCCTCTCTGCCGGCGGCGGCGCACAGCCTCTggcgcgccgccgccggtggcagcGGCGCTGTGCTCTGGCGGCGGCCGCTCGTCGGCGCGGCgcggcctcctcccgccgcgccgcctcctcctcctcctcccgtcgcgcccgGAGGGCCCGGGCGTAGAGCTCCCCGAccctccgcctcctccacctcccgccgcgccgcctcctccatttcggaggtgcgaatggccgcatggagctgcggccatttcgcctcctcctccgccgccgagataaTCGGGCGAcgcggaggtccgggtcctcctccgaggactccggcttgggctcgatgaggagaggcggcggttgcggcaatgccgcaccgccgcgggcggcctctccgatgtggaggccgccgcgGTTCCCTCCGGCCCGCGGCACGGCGGCCGACGCCGATCTTCTGCGGCCTCGTCGTCATtggctccgggagcgaaccgtcgcttcgggggccatggcggcggttttgctcggggagtggagtggggaccgGAGTGGAGGGCCGATCCCCTCCGGTCCCCATTTATTAGACTCCCCGGTCACCGACAGCGGTGGGCCCAAGGGAGATGAGGCGACCAACgcgcggacgcgagcggacggcgcgtgccatcgcggccacgcaaacctagcccagattggACCGGGTTTGCGtcattccggacgccgcggccgtccgcttttgcggtgcgtccccgcgctgggccgcgtttttgtccggctcgacccaaacggacgcgcgggcgcggtttgggtcgcgcggttggaggtcCGCTACTACTGCTAGACATGCACTAATATATGTCCCCCTCAGATCCGTCCTACGTGGGCACCTCCGTGCGCCAAGCACGTCCACGTCGTACACAAGTCAACCGTTTTCTGGCCTATGGACTCCGTCTACCCGCGCCGTGACGGAAACCCTCGTGTcctctctcttcttcttctctccttctcccTCCCCACCCGAGCCGCCCACACATTAAAACGGGAGaagcttctcctcctccttcctgctCCTAAATCCGCACCCAAATTCCAAATTCCAAATTCCAGGTAACAATCTTCGCCAAAAAATTATCCAAAAAGTTTCCATCGTAATAATTATCCGAAAGTTTCTCCAAAATCGGTTTCTTTTCCTCTTTCCACATACAATTCGTCAATTTAGCGTCCAGGCGTGGcgcttttactgttttcttgctgaaATTCTTCGCATGGATTATTTCAGCGGATTCTGAGACTGGAGCTTGGTCGGGGCATTCGATTCCAGAGCCGGTGACGGAGGGGGATGTCAGGACCCCTCGACCGATTGGCCAGGCCATGTGAGTATACAGTTTTAATCCCCAATAGGGTCTTCGCGTTTGAACTTTGGGGAGAGGAATCGATGTCCTAGGGTTCAGCGTGTCTGCTTCCTTTCCAATTTGGACATGTGCATATTGTTCTCGGGATTTAGATAGGTGCATATTTTCATTCTGCCGCTCCTCGAATCAGTTACTACATGGTTTTACAGGATTTGGGGCTACCTCCACCCACCGTAGAATAGGATTTGGTGCTACACTAGAATCATGTTCTTTGTTTTAAGTCTTTGACAGTATTTGAAGAAATATATTCAGGCGGGGATTCTCTCCCTAAAAAAATATTTAGCAGTAAATTTCACTTGTATTTCCCAACAACCGTCTATAAAATATCTCCCGCAGAAGTCTATTCTGGTTTCAATTTTTTATACCTGGCATCACTAGTGGCTATTATAGCTGATGCATGAAGGTAATCATCAACAAGGATGACcacaaaaaaaaagtaaaaaacAGAGTGTAACAGGTGTTGAAGAATCAGCAATATAGTGTGTTTTTTTTTATGTCAGGTAAAACCAGCATATAAATAATTGAACTTATTCATGTATTGTTTTTATCGTCTTGCATTCTTTACGGCCCTGAACTAGTTTGATGATGCAATCACTATACCTTCTGCGAAGCCCCCTCTGTGCCGAATCTTCATACCAGCGATTATTGTTTAAGCATACATGTAGTATGTCGCGTGGGCTCTTGTTTTAGTTGCAGAGCACCGTTATCTGGCCAGTCCACAATCGGTTTCTGTTACTGAAGTAGTGACTCTAGCTACTTTTGCTTTTACCAAGTAATATTAATATATCATTACTGGCACAGCTTTCGAAGGGTTCACACATAATGATGGAAAGAGGGAGAGCAGATCGGACGCGGACAACTCAGAGGGAGAGAAGAAGACTAAAATAAACTCTTTCAAGAAAAAAGCTATCAATGCAGGGAACAAGTTCAGGCATTCCCTAAGGAGGAAAAACAAAAAGAAGAATGAGATTTCCATCGAGGACATAAGAGATGTACAAGATCTTCAAGCTGTTGATGCGTTTCGACAGTGCTTGCTTGATGAGGACTTGTTGCCACAGCAGCATGATGATTACCACATGATGTTGAGGTACCGAATATTCTGATCTCATTGGTTTTAATCTGACCTTATTATGTGAATTTATTTTTGTCTTATTTCCAATAGTCCCACCACATAAACTATGTATGCTCTAGCAGTTGCTTATGCAATCTCAAAAGGGTATCATTACAATAGCTTTTAACTGTTTTAGCTATCTGAGTTTTGTTAATGTTAATCACTAATAGGTTCCTGAAGGCACGCAAGTTTGATGTTGAAAAAGCAAAGCATATGTGGTCAGAAATGCTTAAATGGAGAAAAGAATTTGGGACTGATGATATAGAGGTAATTAAATCAAAAGGCCATACAAATATATCGTAACATGGGATAACATTCTTGCTTGGAGTAACTTCATAATGATGGCAATTCGTGTTCCTTTCTCAGGAGTTTAATTACTCCGAGTTAAACGAAGTTATGAAGTATTATCCACAGTTTTACCACGGGGTGGATAAAGATGGAAGACCTATCTACGTGGAGTTAATAGGAAAAGTTGATGCAAACAAGCTAGTGCAAGTAACAAGTATAGACCGATATGTGAAATATCATGTCAAGGAGTTTGAGCAATGTTTCAAGATGAGATTTCCAGCTTGCTCAATCGCTGCAAAACGGCACTTGGACTCATGCACTACTATTCTGGATGTGCAAGGCGTGGTATGTCTCAATTTGACCGAACATTGCTCTCAACATTAGAACTCACACTTTTAAGACTTTGAACTTATCTACTTTTCTGTAAATTCAAGGGATTGAAGAATTTCTCGAAATATGCTAGGGAACTAATCACACGATTGCAGAAGATTGACAGTGACAACTATCCAGAGGTAGGTGATCCTGTGATGGATATTGGGCAGCAAATTTAAATTCTGTCCTTTTGATTTTGATTCCGGATGAACCATTTCCTGTGCTATGTGCTTGTCTCTTAACCAAACAGTATAATAGGTAATGTGTTCGGAATGTTGTTGCAGACATTATGCCGGATGTACGTAATTAATGCTGGCCAAGGCTTCAAGATGTTATGGGGCACAATAAAATCTTTTCTTGATCCAAAAactgcttcaaagattcatgtaAATACTTtcatttatcacatttattcaatCCATAGTGTGATTGGTACATTGATACTGATCATATTTCAATGTCTTCACTTGAAGGTTCTTGGAACTAAGTATCAAAATAAGCTACTTGAAATAATTGACGAGAGGTCAGAAACTTTAATCTTCTCCATGCATGCCTGTGTTTATTGGTTTCCCACCCTAACTTTCTTTCTTGTTTCAATGTGTGCAGTGAATTGCCAGAATTCTTTGGTGGCAAATGCAGGTGTGACGAACACGGAGGTTGTCAAAGATCAGATAAAGGTCCTTGGAAGGATCCCAACACAATAAAGGttgtgcgctcctcctcctccccagaGAGGATGTTGCATTAACACTGCTATTCACAAGGCATCTTGTTGTAGCTGCTAATGTGATGCATCTTCAATTTCCCCAGAGGGTCCTGAATGGCGAGGCTAACTACGACAGGCAAATCGTGACCATATCCAGCTCCGACGGAAAGATTATTGGTTATGCTAGGCCACAGCGTCCAAATGTAACTTCAATGAGTATGCTTGGACATCAAGATTTGTAGAACCATCCTGTTCGACTATTAATGAATATACTTTCTTATCTTATTAAAGCAGAGAAAAGGCAGTGACGGATCTGCTGAGTCTGGCTCTGAAGTCGAGGATGTTGCATCTCCTATTGCACCAAAGAACCTCATAACAAACCCTCTGCTGACCCCTGTCCATGAGGAGGCAAGTAGCTACTCCCTGTTTACCCGATACTACAATCAAGAAACCTGGCATTATAAACAATTGGGCGTAGTCTACGTCAGTAATATTG
This Lolium perenne isolate Kyuss_39 chromosome 1, Kyuss_2.0, whole genome shotgun sequence DNA region includes the following protein-coding sequences:
- the LOC127327395 gene encoding phosphatidylinositol/phosphatidylcholine transfer protein SFH8 isoform X3; amino-acid sequence: MSGPLDRLARPSFEGFTHNDGKRESRSDADNSEGEKKTKINSFKKKAINAGNKFRHSLRRKNKKKNEISIEDIRDVQDLQAVDAFRQCLLDEDLLPQQHDDYHMMLRFLKARKFDVEKAKHMWSEMLKWRKEFGTDDIEEFNYSELNEVMKYYPQFYHGVDKDGRPIYVELIGKVDANKLVQVTSIDRYVKYHVKEFEQCFKMRFPACSIAAKRHLDSCTTILDVQGVGLKNFSKYARELITRLQKIDSDNYPETLCRMYVINAGQGFKMLWGTIKSFLDPKTASKIHVLGTKYQNKLLEIIDESELPEFFGGKCRCDEHGGCQRSDKGPWKDPNTIKRVLNGEANYDRQIVTISSSDGKIIGYARPQRPNQRKGSDGSAESGSEVEDVASPIAPKNLITNPLLTPVHEESKFAAHASTSATRPTIEESIPVVDKVVDDGWGSPRASPTASSSGSFSLSNVPTTFEGIRTLTIAWLTVFIVSLFTMLRTIPSRMAKRLSNQSENHDHYYVDCPQEPEYKEEFRPPSPVPSYTEKDVLSAVLRRLVELEEKVQVLETKPSEMPFEKEELLNASARRVDALEADLISTKKALHEALMRQDELLAFIDKQDMLKFRKKKFCF
- the LOC127327395 gene encoding phosphatidylinositol/phosphatidylcholine transfer protein SFH8 isoform X1, which codes for MSGPLDRLARPSFEGFTHNDGKRESRSDADNSEGEKKTKINSFKKKAINAGNKFRHSLRRKNKKKNEISIEDIRDVQDLQAVDAFRQCLLDEDLLPQQHDDYHMMLRFLKARKFDVEKAKHMWSEMLKWRKEFGTDDIEEFNYSELNEVMKYYPQFYHGVDKDGRPIYVELIGKVDANKLVQVTSIDRYVKYHVKEFEQCFKMRFPACSIAAKRHLDSCTTILDVQGVGLKNFSKYARELITRLQKIDSDNYPETLCRMYVINAGQGFKMLWGTIKSFLDPKTASKIHVLGTKYQNKLLEIIDESELPEFFGGKCRCDEHGGCQRSDKGPWKDPNTIKRVLNGEANYDRQIVTISSSDGKIIGYARPQRPNQRKGSDGSAESGSEVEDVASPIAPKNLITNPLLTPVHEESKFAAHASTSATRPTIEESIPVVDKVVDDGWGSPRASPTASSSGSFSLSNVPTTFEGIRTLTIAWLTVFIVSLFTMLRTIPSRMAKRLSNQSENHDHYYVDCPQEPEYKEEFRPPSPVPSYTEKDVLSAVLRRLVELEEKVQVLETKPSEMPFEKEELLNASARRVDALEADLISTKKALHEALMRQDELLAFIDKQDMLKFRKKKKFCF
- the LOC127327395 gene encoding phosphatidylinositol/phosphatidylcholine transfer protein SFH8 isoform X2, translating into MSGPLDRLARPSFEGFTHNDGKRESRSDADNSEGEKKTKINSFKKKAINAGNKFRHSLRRKNKKKNEISIEDIRDVQDLQAVDAFRQCLLDEDLLPQQHDDYHMMLRFLKARKFDVEKAKHMWSEMLKWRKEFGTDDIEEFNYSELNEVMKYYPQFYHGVDKDGRPIYVELIGKVDANKLVQVTSIDRYVKYHVKEFEQCFKMRFPACSIAAKRHLDSCTTILDVQGVGLKNFSKYARELITRLQKIDSDNYPETLCRMYVINAGQGFKMLWGTIKSFLDPKTASKIHVLGTKYQNKLLEIIDESELPEFFGGKCRCDEHGGCQRSDKGPWKDPNTIKRVLNGEANYDRQIVTISSSDGKIIGYARPQRPNRKGSDGSAESGSEVEDVASPIAPKNLITNPLLTPVHEESKFAAHASTSATRPTIEESIPVVDKVVDDGWGSPRASPTASSSGSFSLSNVPTTFEGIRTLTIAWLTVFIVSLFTMLRTIPSRMAKRLSNQSENHDHYYVDCPQEPEYKEEFRPPSPVPSYTEKDVLSAVLRRLVELEEKVQVLETKPSEMPFEKEELLNASARRVDALEADLISTKKALHEALMRQDELLAFIDKQDMLKFRKKKKFCF
- the LOC127327395 gene encoding phosphatidylinositol/phosphatidylcholine transfer protein SFH8 isoform X4 gives rise to the protein MSGPLDRLARPSFEGFTHNDGKRESRSDADNSEGEKKTKINSFKKKAINAGNKFRHSLRRKNKKKNEISIEDIRDVQDLQAVDAFRQCLLDEDLLPQQHDDYHMMLRFLKARKFDVEKAKHMWSEMLKWRKEFGTDDIEEFNYSELNEVMKYYPQFYHGVDKDGRPIYVELIGKVDANKLVQVTSIDRYVKYHVKEFEQCFKMRFPACSIAAKRHLDSCTTILDVQGVGLKNFSKYARELITRLQKIDSDNYPETLCRMYVINAGQGFKMLWGTIKSFLDPKTASKIHVLGTKYQNKLLEIIDESELPEFFGGKCRCDEHGGCQRSDKGPWKDPNTIKRVLNGEANYDRQIVTISSSDGKIIGYARPQRPNRKGSDGSAESGSEVEDVASPIAPKNLITNPLLTPVHEESKFAAHASTSATRPTIEESIPVVDKVVDDGWGSPRASPTASSSGSFSLSNVPTTFEGIRTLTIAWLTVFIVSLFTMLRTIPSRMAKRLSNQSENHDHYYVDCPQEPEYKEEFRPPSPVPSYTEKDVLSAVLRRLVELEEKVQVLETKPSEMPFEKEELLNASARRVDALEADLISTKKALHEALMRQDELLAFIDKQDMLKFRKKKFCF